In Gambusia affinis linkage group LG08, SWU_Gaff_1.0, whole genome shotgun sequence, a single window of DNA contains:
- the arntl2 gene encoding aryl hydrocarbon receptor nuclear translocator-like protein 2 isoform X1: MSAQNAAAAGGDRAGSEPADDVLVEEEQSNSLPSLMTPSITSGMSSSMDMPRKRKGSTDNQDSKLAMISDADMEDDQNRSDGEDQHVKIKCFREPHSQIEKRRRDKMNNLIDKLSAMIPTCNPMSRKLDKLTVLRMAVQHLKSLKGSASSFSEASSKPSFLPDEELKHLVLKAADGFLFVVGCDRGKIVFVSESVTKILNYSRAELIGQSLFDYIHPKDMGKVKEQLSASELHPRERLIDAKTGLQVQADLPIGASRLCSGARRSFFCRMKYNKIPVKIEEKETQANTSKKKESQKYCTVHCTGYMRSWPTSQMGAEGEGEGDKQDSSYFSCLVAVGRVHSHSAPQVNGEVRVKPTEFVTRYAMDGKFTFVDQRATTILGYLPQELLGTSCYEYFHQDDLLHLADRHRKVLRSREKIETNCYKFKTKYGSFVTLQSQWFSFVNPWNKEVEYIVSTNTVISYDNSRTARPGHKSEQSGNSKASEDCKKSLPVIPGISSASGTMIYAGSIGTQIANELLDFNKLNSSPSSGNASPFSLAQDKSPQTLNQVTNSVPNGETSDMEIPGKSSSEGEPQGASFPGGDSLMGENSQLDLDSVVGPSLNSFSTDEAAMAVIMSLLETDTNLGEAVDFEEMHWSL, encoded by the exons ATGTCGGCACAGAACGCAGCGGCTGCCGGCGGTGACAGAGCGGGAAGCGAACCGGCAG ATGATGTGCTGGTTGAGGAAGAACAGAGCAACTCTCTGCCCAGCTTGATGACCCCATCCATAACATCTGGTATGTCCTCGAGTATGGACATGCCAAGGAAGCGGAAGGGAAGCACAGACAACCA GGATTCAAAATTGGCTATGATTAGCGATGCAGATATGGAAGATGACCAAAACAG GTCAGACGGAGAGGACCAGcatgtcaaaattaaatgcTTCAG GGAACCACACAGCCAAATTGAGAAGAGGAGACGAGACAAAATGAACAATCTTATTGACAAACTTTCAGCCATGATCCCCACATGTAACCCCATGTCCCGTAAACTGGACAAACTCACGGTGCTCAGAATGGCAGTGCAGCACCTCAAATCCCTCAAAG GTTCAGCGAGCTCCTTTTCTGAAGCGAGCTCCAAACCGTCATTTCTTCCCGATGAAGAGCTTAAACATCTTGTCCTCAAG GCTGCAGATGGGTTCCTGTTTGTAGTGGGCTGTGATCGCgggaaaatagtttttgtctCAGAGTCCGTCACAAAGATATTAAATTATAGTCGG GCGGAGCTGATTGGACAGAGCTTGTTTGACTACATACACCCCAAGGACATGGGAAAAGTGAAGGAGCAACTGTCTGCTTCTGAATTGCACCCTCGTGAGCGACTAATAGATGCTAAAA CTGGTCTGCAGGTTCAGGCTGACCTTCCCATCGGTGCGTCACGGTTGTGCTCAGGCGCTCGGCGCTCTTTCTTTTGTCGCATGAAGTACAACAAAATACCTGTGAAAATTGAAGAAAAGGAAACCCAGGCAAACACCTCTAAAAAGAAAG agtcaCAGAAATACTGCACAGTCCACTGCACTGGCTATATGCGCAGTTGGCCTACCAGTCAGATGGGAGCagagggggaaggagaaggagacAAGCAGGACAGCTCCTATTTTAGCTGTCTGGTGGCGGTGGGACGCGTCCATTCACACTCAGCTCCGCAAGTTAACGGGGAAGTCCGAGTTAAACCCACCGAGTTTGTTACACGCTACGCCATGGATGGAAAATTCACCTTTGTTGATCAAAG agCAACAACCATTCTGGGTTATCTTCCCCAAGAATTGCTGGGAACGTCGTGCTACGAGTACTTCCATCAAGATGACTTGCTGCATTTAGCCGATCGACATCGAAAAG TCTTGCGAAGTCGGGAGAAAATAGAGACAAACTGctataaattcaaaacaaaatacggCTCTTTTGTCACTCTGCAAAGTCAGTGGTTTAGTTTTGTCAATCCTTGGAACAAAGAAGTCGAATACATAGTGTCAACCAACACAGTAATATC GTATGACAACAGTCGAACAGCGCGGCCTGGACACAAGTCTGAACAGTCGGGCAATTCCAAGGCTTCAGAAG ACTGCAAGAAGTCCCTTCCAGTTATACCAGGCATCTCCTCTGCATCTGGAACTATGATATACGCCGGAAGTATTGGTACACAGATTGCTAATGAGCTGCTGGATTTCAACAA GCTGAATTCATCACCTTCTAGTGGGAACGCCAGTCCATTCAGTCTGGCACAGGATAAATCTCCCCAAACACTCAATCAGGTCACCAACAGT GTGCCAAACGGAGAAACTTCTGACATGGAGATCCCAGGAAAGTCGAGCTCAGAGGGTGAACCTCAAGGGGCTTCATTCCCAGGCGGAGACTCGCTGATGG GGGAGAATTCCCAGCTGGATTTGGACAGTGTTGTCGGACCCAGCCTGAATAGTTTCAGCACCGACGAAGCGGCCATGGCAGTGATCATGAGCCTGCTGGAGACCGACACAAACTTGGGAGAAGCTGTAGACTTTGAAGAGATGCACTGGTCTTTATAA
- the arntl2 gene encoding aryl hydrocarbon receptor nuclear translocator-like protein 2 isoform X3, translating into MNNLIDKLSAMIPTCNPMSRKLDKLTVLRMAVQHLKSLKGSASSFSEASSKPSFLPDEELKHLVLKAADGFLFVVGCDRGKIVFVSESVTKILNYSRAELIGQSLFDYIHPKDMGKVKEQLSASELHPRERLIDAKTGLQVQADLPIGASRLCSGARRSFFCRMKYNKIPVKIEEKETQANTSKKKESQKYCTVHCTGYMRSWPTSQMGAEGEGEGDKQDSSYFSCLVAVGRVHSHSAPQVNGEVRVKPTEFVTRYAMDGKFTFVDQRATTILGYLPQELLGTSCYEYFHQDDLLHLADRHRKVLRSREKIETNCYKFKTKYGSFVTLQSQWFSFVNPWNKEVEYIVSTNTVISYDNSRTARPGHKSEQSGNSKASEDCKKSLPVIPGISSASGTMIYAGSIGTQIANELLDFNKLNSSPSSGNASPFSLAQDKSPQTLNQVTNSVPNGETSDMEIPGKSSSEGEPQGASFPGGDSLMGENSQLDLDSVVGPSLNSFSTDEAAMAVIMSLLETDTNLGEAVDFEEMHWSL; encoded by the exons ATGAACAATCTTATTGACAAACTTTCAGCCATGATCCCCACATGTAACCCCATGTCCCGTAAACTGGACAAACTCACGGTGCTCAGAATGGCAGTGCAGCACCTCAAATCCCTCAAAG GTTCAGCGAGCTCCTTTTCTGAAGCGAGCTCCAAACCGTCATTTCTTCCCGATGAAGAGCTTAAACATCTTGTCCTCAAG GCTGCAGATGGGTTCCTGTTTGTAGTGGGCTGTGATCGCgggaaaatagtttttgtctCAGAGTCCGTCACAAAGATATTAAATTATAGTCGG GCGGAGCTGATTGGACAGAGCTTGTTTGACTACATACACCCCAAGGACATGGGAAAAGTGAAGGAGCAACTGTCTGCTTCTGAATTGCACCCTCGTGAGCGACTAATAGATGCTAAAA CTGGTCTGCAGGTTCAGGCTGACCTTCCCATCGGTGCGTCACGGTTGTGCTCAGGCGCTCGGCGCTCTTTCTTTTGTCGCATGAAGTACAACAAAATACCTGTGAAAATTGAAGAAAAGGAAACCCAGGCAAACACCTCTAAAAAGAAAG agtcaCAGAAATACTGCACAGTCCACTGCACTGGCTATATGCGCAGTTGGCCTACCAGTCAGATGGGAGCagagggggaaggagaaggagacAAGCAGGACAGCTCCTATTTTAGCTGTCTGGTGGCGGTGGGACGCGTCCATTCACACTCAGCTCCGCAAGTTAACGGGGAAGTCCGAGTTAAACCCACCGAGTTTGTTACACGCTACGCCATGGATGGAAAATTCACCTTTGTTGATCAAAG agCAACAACCATTCTGGGTTATCTTCCCCAAGAATTGCTGGGAACGTCGTGCTACGAGTACTTCCATCAAGATGACTTGCTGCATTTAGCCGATCGACATCGAAAAG TCTTGCGAAGTCGGGAGAAAATAGAGACAAACTGctataaattcaaaacaaaatacggCTCTTTTGTCACTCTGCAAAGTCAGTGGTTTAGTTTTGTCAATCCTTGGAACAAAGAAGTCGAATACATAGTGTCAACCAACACAGTAATATC GTATGACAACAGTCGAACAGCGCGGCCTGGACACAAGTCTGAACAGTCGGGCAATTCCAAGGCTTCAGAAG ACTGCAAGAAGTCCCTTCCAGTTATACCAGGCATCTCCTCTGCATCTGGAACTATGATATACGCCGGAAGTATTGGTACACAGATTGCTAATGAGCTGCTGGATTTCAACAA GCTGAATTCATCACCTTCTAGTGGGAACGCCAGTCCATTCAGTCTGGCACAGGATAAATCTCCCCAAACACTCAATCAGGTCACCAACAGT GTGCCAAACGGAGAAACTTCTGACATGGAGATCCCAGGAAAGTCGAGCTCAGAGGGTGAACCTCAAGGGGCTTCATTCCCAGGCGGAGACTCGCTGATGG GGGAGAATTCCCAGCTGGATTTGGACAGTGTTGTCGGACCCAGCCTGAATAGTTTCAGCACCGACGAAGCGGCCATGGCAGTGATCATGAGCCTGCTGGAGACCGACACAAACTTGGGAGAAGCTGTAGACTTTGAAGAGATGCACTGGTCTTTATAA
- the arntl2 gene encoding aryl hydrocarbon receptor nuclear translocator-like protein 2 isoform X2 produces the protein MSAQNAAAAGGDRAGSEPADDVLVEEEQSNSLPSLMTPSITSGMSSSMDMPRKRKGSTDNQDSKLAMISDADMEDDQNRSDGEDQHVKIKCFREPHSQIEKRRRDKMNNLIDKLSAMIPTCNPMSRKLDKLTVLRMAVQHLKSLKGSASSFSEASSKPSFLPDEELKHLVLKAELIGQSLFDYIHPKDMGKVKEQLSASELHPRERLIDAKTGLQVQADLPIGASRLCSGARRSFFCRMKYNKIPVKIEEKETQANTSKKKESQKYCTVHCTGYMRSWPTSQMGAEGEGEGDKQDSSYFSCLVAVGRVHSHSAPQVNGEVRVKPTEFVTRYAMDGKFTFVDQRATTILGYLPQELLGTSCYEYFHQDDLLHLADRHRKVLRSREKIETNCYKFKTKYGSFVTLQSQWFSFVNPWNKEVEYIVSTNTVISYDNSRTARPGHKSEQSGNSKASEDCKKSLPVIPGISSASGTMIYAGSIGTQIANELLDFNKLNSSPSSGNASPFSLAQDKSPQTLNQVTNSVPNGETSDMEIPGKSSSEGEPQGASFPGGDSLMGENSQLDLDSVVGPSLNSFSTDEAAMAVIMSLLETDTNLGEAVDFEEMHWSL, from the exons ATGTCGGCACAGAACGCAGCGGCTGCCGGCGGTGACAGAGCGGGAAGCGAACCGGCAG ATGATGTGCTGGTTGAGGAAGAACAGAGCAACTCTCTGCCCAGCTTGATGACCCCATCCATAACATCTGGTATGTCCTCGAGTATGGACATGCCAAGGAAGCGGAAGGGAAGCACAGACAACCA GGATTCAAAATTGGCTATGATTAGCGATGCAGATATGGAAGATGACCAAAACAG GTCAGACGGAGAGGACCAGcatgtcaaaattaaatgcTTCAG GGAACCACACAGCCAAATTGAGAAGAGGAGACGAGACAAAATGAACAATCTTATTGACAAACTTTCAGCCATGATCCCCACATGTAACCCCATGTCCCGTAAACTGGACAAACTCACGGTGCTCAGAATGGCAGTGCAGCACCTCAAATCCCTCAAAG GTTCAGCGAGCTCCTTTTCTGAAGCGAGCTCCAAACCGTCATTTCTTCCCGATGAAGAGCTTAAACATCTTGTCCTCAAG GCGGAGCTGATTGGACAGAGCTTGTTTGACTACATACACCCCAAGGACATGGGAAAAGTGAAGGAGCAACTGTCTGCTTCTGAATTGCACCCTCGTGAGCGACTAATAGATGCTAAAA CTGGTCTGCAGGTTCAGGCTGACCTTCCCATCGGTGCGTCACGGTTGTGCTCAGGCGCTCGGCGCTCTTTCTTTTGTCGCATGAAGTACAACAAAATACCTGTGAAAATTGAAGAAAAGGAAACCCAGGCAAACACCTCTAAAAAGAAAG agtcaCAGAAATACTGCACAGTCCACTGCACTGGCTATATGCGCAGTTGGCCTACCAGTCAGATGGGAGCagagggggaaggagaaggagacAAGCAGGACAGCTCCTATTTTAGCTGTCTGGTGGCGGTGGGACGCGTCCATTCACACTCAGCTCCGCAAGTTAACGGGGAAGTCCGAGTTAAACCCACCGAGTTTGTTACACGCTACGCCATGGATGGAAAATTCACCTTTGTTGATCAAAG agCAACAACCATTCTGGGTTATCTTCCCCAAGAATTGCTGGGAACGTCGTGCTACGAGTACTTCCATCAAGATGACTTGCTGCATTTAGCCGATCGACATCGAAAAG TCTTGCGAAGTCGGGAGAAAATAGAGACAAACTGctataaattcaaaacaaaatacggCTCTTTTGTCACTCTGCAAAGTCAGTGGTTTAGTTTTGTCAATCCTTGGAACAAAGAAGTCGAATACATAGTGTCAACCAACACAGTAATATC GTATGACAACAGTCGAACAGCGCGGCCTGGACACAAGTCTGAACAGTCGGGCAATTCCAAGGCTTCAGAAG ACTGCAAGAAGTCCCTTCCAGTTATACCAGGCATCTCCTCTGCATCTGGAACTATGATATACGCCGGAAGTATTGGTACACAGATTGCTAATGAGCTGCTGGATTTCAACAA GCTGAATTCATCACCTTCTAGTGGGAACGCCAGTCCATTCAGTCTGGCACAGGATAAATCTCCCCAAACACTCAATCAGGTCACCAACAGT GTGCCAAACGGAGAAACTTCTGACATGGAGATCCCAGGAAAGTCGAGCTCAGAGGGTGAACCTCAAGGGGCTTCATTCCCAGGCGGAGACTCGCTGATGG GGGAGAATTCCCAGCTGGATTTGGACAGTGTTGTCGGACCCAGCCTGAATAGTTTCAGCACCGACGAAGCGGCCATGGCAGTGATCATGAGCCTGCTGGAGACCGACACAAACTTGGGAGAAGCTGTAGACTTTGAAGAGATGCACTGGTCTTTATAA